The Deltaproteobacteria bacterium sequence GCTCTCGTACCCGTCCACCTCGTACTGCTCGCGCGTCACGAGATAGCCCATGTACGCATTCGCGGGACCGGTCACAATGCACCGCGCCCCCGGCGGGCACATCGTCTGGTACATCTCGCCGGTCGCGTACGTCGCTTCGCCCGGCACGGCGATGACGACGAGCGATCCCAGCCGGGTCGTCTGGAACGTCACCTCTGGATCGACGTAGAACGCACGCGACAGAAAGTGCGGCAACTCGGATCGCCCCCAACTGCGCACGACCACGCGCTCGAAGGGTTCGCGCACGGCGGAACCCGCGACGTCGTTCGCGGTGAACGCCCGGCGTGACGCCATCACGTCCAAGATCGCCTTCGAGAGCGCCTCGCCGTAGTCCTCCATTTGACGGTCCTCCGAGACCCCCTCGACCCAGTCGGGGCTCGGCGCCGCGTCACCCAACGGTCCGTTCATATAGAGCACCGTTGTTTCGGGCCCCAGGGCTTCCTCAACGCGACGGTACACGACGCCGGGATAATCCGCGGACACGCGCGTGCTCTTCGGCGAAAGCACCGTGGGATGCGCGGTGAAGTGCACGAGCGCGCCGATGGTCGATCCGTCCGTTCGCGAGAACTTCAGAACCGTGAGTGTCCGATTGACCGGATGCGCTCCGGTGTCCGGCGCGGTGTTGGCGCTCTCATTGCCGTGGACAAATCCCGGATCGAGCCGGCTGCGATTGAGGCCAAACACGTCTTTCGACGCCATCTCGATGCGCGCCGGTTCGGCCGATGCCCGCGCTTCGCGCACGGCCTCTGCGATGGAATCCGTCAGATACTTCAGGATCTTTTCGTCGAACGCACCCATCGCCACCTTGGCGATGAACGATCGG is a genomic window containing:
- a CDS encoding neutral/alkaline non-lysosomal ceramidase N-terminal domain-containing protein: MPGLFRARLTTPIAVLLSFAICVAANFGAAEDEIPAAPTETPPLLIGMAKVDITPDLNEMPVSLNGYGGRARAKATGVRDPIFVRALVAIDPHGSQIAVVSTDLCYVTTIVHDEALSKLAVDGFDDHNFLLTATHNHSGFAGYDRSFIAKVAMGAFDEKILKYLTDSIAEAVREARASAEPARIEMASKDVFGLNRSRLDPGFVHGNESANTAPDTGAHPVNRTLTVLKFSRTDGSTIGALVHFTAHPTVLSPKSTRVSADYPGVVYRRVEEALGPETTVLYMNGPLGDAAPSPDWVEGVSEDRQMEDYGEALSKAILDVMASRRAFTANDVAGSAVREPFERVVVRSWGRSELPHFLSRAFYVDPEVTFQTTRLGSLVVIAVPGEATYATGEMYQTMCPPGARCIVTGPANAYMGYLVTREQYEVDGYES